In Vitis vinifera cultivar Pinot Noir 40024 chromosome 17, ASM3070453v1, one genomic interval encodes:
- the LOC100258795 gene encoding ABC transporter A family member 2 isoform X4: MDLQRGLPLLIQQFGALFKKNFLLSWRNKGATFLQLFSSLFFIFLIFCIGKAIRSRFSSSTEYENVFDPKPLVSLPIPPCEDKFYTKLPCFDFVWSGNGSAKIQSIVNRIMTNNPGRPIPSDKVKSFSTRDEVDAWLYSDPMRCPGALHFVETNATVISYGLQTNSTPVSKRGHYEDPTFKFQIPLQIVAEREMARSLIGDPNFNWTARFKEFAHPAIEEFSVVAVVGPTFFLAIAMFGFVIQISSLITEKELKLRQLVTIFGFPYSNNFPNFYRIIWSLFPPNLLAEALSLLADATSTPQDPGISWSKRADCAPNDLDCVITINDIYIWLTATFFLWFLLAIYFDNIIPNSSGVRKSLFYFLKPGYWTGRGGNKVEEGGICSCIGSIPSLEDITPDDEDVLEEENKVKQQRREGVADPNIAVQICGLAKTYPGTTNIGCCKCKKTSPYHALKGLWVNFPKNQLFCLLGPNGAGKTTTINCLTGITPVTEGDALIYGYSIRSSVGMSNIRRIIGVCPQFDILWNSLSGQEHLELFSSIKGLPPSSVKSVAQKSLAEVKLTQAAKMRAGSYSGGMKRRLSVAIALIGDPKLVIMDEPTTGMDPITRRHVWDIIENAKKGRAIVLTTHSMEEADILSDRIGIMAKGRLRCIGTSIRLKSRFGTGFIAHVSFTGSTNGNTRPNDDAVTTPYHEAVKQFFKYHLDIVPKEENKAFLTFVIPHDREARLTKFFGELQDRETEFGIADIQLGLTTLEEVFLNIAKKAELESAAAEGSMESLTLTSGIVVQVPVGARFVGIPGTESAENPRGVMVEVQWEQDDTGSLCISEHSPETPVPPGIPQMPSLRRRSRTVQGVVIDPNQIVSNDDR; the protein is encoded by the exons ATGGATTTGCAGAGAGGATTGCCACTGCTAATCCAACAATTCGGTGCACTGTTCAAGAAGAATTTCCTTCTCTCATGGCGGAACAAGGGGGCGACGTTTCTTCAACTCTTCTCGTCTCTCTTCTTCATATTCCTCATCTTCTGTATCGGGAAAGCCATTCGTTCTCGGTTCTCCTCTTCTACAGAGTATGAAAACGTCTTTGATCCTAAGCCTCTGGTCTCTCTTCCGATTCCTCCTTGCGAGGATAAATTCTACACAAAGCTTCCTTGCTTCGACTTTGTTTGGAGCGGTAATGGAAGCGCTAAGATCCAGTCTATTGTCAATAGAATCATGACCAATAATCCTGGCCGCCCAATTCCTTCCGATAAG GTCAAATCATTTAGTACACGTGATGAAGTGGATGCATGGCTATATAGTGATCCAATGCGTTGCCCAGGAGCGCTGCATTTTGTAGAAACAAATGCTACTGTAATTAGCTATGGCTTACAAACTAATTCTACTCCAGTTAGTAAACGAGGGCATTATGAAGATCCCacattcaaatttcaaattccaCTCCAAATTGTTGCAGAACGTGAAATGGCTAGGTCTCTAATTGGAG ATCCAAACTTCAACTGGACTGCTAGATTTAAGGAATTTGCACACCCTGCAATAGAAGAGTTCTCTGTTGTGGCTGTAGTAGGTCCAACATTTTTCCTTGCAATTGCCATGTTTGGTTTTGTTATCCAAATTAGTTCCTTGATCACAGAGAAGGAACTAAAACTTCGCCAG CTTGTTACAATATTTGGATTTCCCTATAGTAACAACTTTCCTAATTTCTATCGGATTATATGGTCACTATTCCCTCCTAATCTTCTTGCTGAAGCTCTATCATTGCTTGCTGATGCAACTTCCACTCCTCAAGATCCTGGGATTAGCTGGAGTAAACGAGCAGACTGTGCACCAAATGATTTGGATTGTGTCATTACAATT AATGATATCTATATATGGCTCACAGCCACATTTTTTCTATGGTTTCTTTTGGCCATCTACTTCGATAATATAATCCCAAATTCATCGGGTGTGAGGAAATCTCTATTTTACTTTTTGAAGCCTGGGTATTGGACAGGAAGAGGTGGAAACAAGGTGGAAG AGGGTGGCATTTGTAGTTGCATAGGTTCTATTCCATCTTTGGAGGACATCACTCCAGATGATGAAGATGTCCTTGAAGAGGAAAACAAAGTAAAACAACAAAGAAGGGAAGGTGTAGCTGATCCAAATATTGCAGTTCAGATATGCGGTCTTGCAAAAACATATCCTGGGACAACTAATATTGGTTGCTGTAAATGCAAGAAGACTTCGCCTTACCATGCTCTCAAG GGATTATGGGTGAACTTTCCAAAGAATCAACTATTTTGTCTCCTTGGACCCAATGGAGCTGGAAAAACTACTACAATTAATTGCTTGACTGGAATTACCCCAGTCACTGAGGGTGATG CATTAATATATGGATATTCCATTCGAAGCTCTGTAGGAATGTCAAACATTCGAAGAATCATAGGAGTTTGTCCCCAG TTTGACATTCTCTGGAATTCTTTGTCTGGTCAAGAGCACCTAGAGCTGTTCTCTAGCATTAAAGGCCTCCCCCCTTCTTCAGTCAAATCA GTTGCTCAAAAATCATTGGCAGAGGTGAAACTCACCCAAGCAGCCAAAATGAGAGCTGGGAGTTATAGTGGAGGAATGAAACGCCGCCTTAGTGTTGCTATAGCACTAATTGGTGATCCAAAGTTGGTCATTATGGATGAACCG ACAACTGGCATGGACCCGATAACGAGGAGGCATGTGTGGGACATAATAGAGAATGCAAAGAAAGGACGTGCCATTGTCCTAACTACACACTCAATGGAAGAAGCGGACATATTAAGTGACCGCATTGGAATCATGGCAAAGGGTAGGCTTCGTTGCATTGGGACCTCAATTAGGTTGAAGTCTCGGTTTGGAACTGGTTTTATTGCTCATGTAAGCTTCACTGGAAGCACGAATGGAAACACTCGCCCCAATGACGATGCAGTCACCACACCTTATCATGAGGCCGTAAAGCAATTCTTTAAATAT CATTTGGATATAGTGCCCAAAGAAGAGAACAAGGCCTTCTTGACTTTTGTCATTCCCCATGATCGAGAAGCACGGTTGACG AAATTCTTTGGGGAGCTCCAAGATAGAGAAACAGAATTTGGAATAGCAGACATTCAACTGGGGCTTACAACTCTTGAAGAAGTTTTCTTGAATATTGCAAAGAAGGCAGAGCTAGAAAGTGCCGCAGCTGAAGGGAGCATGGAATCTCTGACTTTAACATCCGGCATAGTGGTTCAG GTACCTGTGGGAGCCAGATTTGTGGGAATTCCAGGAACAGAGTCTGCAGAGAATCCCAGAGGAGTTATGGTAGAAGTACAATGGGAACAAGATGATACTGGTTCGCTCTGCATTTCCGAGCACTCGCCTGAGACTCCAGTACCTCCTGGCATCCCACAGATGCCTTCTTTGCGTAGAAGGTCAAGGACTGTTCAAGGGGTCGTGATTGACCCAAATCAAATTGTTTCAAATGATGATCGATGA